In the genome of Candidatus Deferrimicrobiaceae bacterium, one region contains:
- a CDS encoding DNA translocase FtsK 4TM domain-containing protein: MGEGIRRDALAIGFLTVGIFLTVALVSFHQMDPSLSAWSSKGAAVRNWGGAVGAIVSDLLLQLFGVGAVGFPVLCLALAYWTFRGEKMEGKWSRAAGGLLAVCSLLGIASFFAGHVRLFDSDIFLPGIVGHLLGVHFFGRLLSKVGGLICLAALFLFSLMLLTGLPLRGLPSLWSRKKTAEQVRAIVKEKIVSREGREGERPPREMAPAASRDASHPRIVASPVVPEATPAPRGGGKEFVLPSLDLLEPPVADGNGGDEESLQRNAVTLLEKLSEHGIEGNITEIRTGPLVTTYEFRPAPGVKANRVVAMAGDLALAMRCESVRVVPNIPGKGVMGFEIPNGKRALISLRELLGCKAYAESEAMLSLVVGKDIFGEPVIRDLSKMPHLLIAGATGSGKSVALHSLILSILFRATPEDVRFILVDPKMLELTLYDSIPHLFHSVVIQPREAGQVLKWAVGEMRGRYQEMMENGVRHIDAYNQLVDKRSRSVLRVQARDGEAEEMTRLPYIVIVIDELADLMLTSASRREVEDSITQLTQMARAAGIHLVFATQRPSVDVLTGIIKANFPSRVSFKVASQFDSRTILDQSGAETLLGFGDMLFLQPGVGGILRVHGPFVGEGEIQRVVAHLRAQGTPEYEPSITALPTDEEERDASRDEKFDEAVEFVTRAGRASVSMLQRRFQIGFNRAARIVEEMERQGIVGPSEGGKPREVYVTHRE, translated from the coding sequence ACCGTCGGCATCTTCCTCACCGTTGCGCTGGTTTCCTTCCACCAGATGGATCCGTCCCTTTCCGCCTGGAGTTCGAAGGGCGCCGCGGTCCGCAACTGGGGGGGCGCGGTGGGGGCGATCGTTTCCGACCTCCTCCTCCAGCTGTTCGGCGTAGGGGCGGTCGGTTTCCCGGTCCTGTGCCTTGCGCTGGCCTACTGGACCTTCCGCGGGGAGAAGATGGAGGGCAAGTGGAGCCGGGCCGCCGGCGGGCTGCTCGCGGTCTGTTCCCTCCTGGGGATCGCCTCCTTTTTCGCGGGGCACGTCCGGCTGTTCGACTCCGACATCTTTCTTCCGGGAATCGTGGGGCACCTGCTGGGAGTCCACTTTTTCGGAAGACTGTTGAGCAAGGTGGGAGGGCTGATCTGCCTTGCCGCCCTCTTCCTCTTCTCCCTGATGCTGCTCACCGGGCTGCCGCTCCGCGGCCTGCCCTCCCTGTGGAGTCGCAAAAAGACCGCCGAACAGGTCCGCGCCATCGTCAAGGAGAAGATCGTTTCCCGGGAGGGTCGGGAAGGGGAGAGGCCGCCACGGGAAATGGCCCCGGCGGCGTCCCGCGACGCATCCCATCCCCGGATCGTGGCATCCCCGGTCGTTCCCGAGGCGACGCCCGCCCCGCGCGGGGGCGGAAAGGAATTCGTTCTGCCCTCCCTCGATCTCCTGGAGCCCCCCGTTGCGGACGGGAACGGCGGGGACGAGGAGTCGCTGCAGCGGAACGCGGTTACCCTTCTCGAGAAGCTTTCCGAGCACGGCATCGAGGGAAACATCACCGAGATCCGCACCGGTCCCCTCGTCACCACCTACGAATTCCGGCCCGCTCCCGGCGTGAAGGCGAACCGGGTGGTGGCGATGGCGGGGGACCTCGCCCTGGCGATGCGGTGCGAATCGGTGCGCGTCGTTCCGAACATCCCCGGCAAGGGCGTCATGGGGTTCGAGATCCCCAACGGGAAGCGGGCGCTCATCTCGCTCCGGGAGCTTCTGGGATGCAAGGCCTACGCGGAGTCCGAGGCGATGCTCTCGCTCGTCGTGGGGAAAGACATCTTCGGAGAACCGGTCATCCGCGACCTCTCGAAGATGCCGCACTTGCTGATCGCGGGGGCCACGGGGTCGGGCAAGAGCGTCGCCCTGCACAGCCTCATCCTTTCGATCCTCTTTCGGGCGACCCCGGAGGACGTCCGCTTCATACTCGTCGACCCGAAGATGCTCGAGCTCACCCTCTACGACAGCATCCCCCACCTGTTCCACTCCGTCGTCATCCAGCCGCGGGAGGCGGGCCAGGTCCTGAAGTGGGCGGTCGGGGAAATGCGGGGGAGATACCAGGAGATGATGGAAAACGGCGTGCGCCACATCGACGCCTACAACCAGCTGGTCGACAAGAGATCCCGGTCCGTTCTCCGGGTCCAGGCGCGGGACGGGGAGGCGGAGGAGATGACGCGTCTTCCCTACATCGTCATCGTCATCGACGAACTGGCCGACCTCATGTTGACAAGCGCGTCGCGGCGCGAGGTCGAGGACTCCATCACCCAGCTGACCCAGATGGCCCGGGCCGCGGGGATCCACCTCGTCTTCGCGACGCAGAGGCCGTCCGTGGACGTCCTGACCGGCATCATCAAGGCGAACTTCCCGTCGCGTGTCTCCTTCAAGGTCGCTTCCCAGTTCGACTCCCGGACGATTCTCGACCAGTCGGGGGCCGAGACCCTTCTCGGGTTCGGGGACATGCTCTTCCTCCAGCCCGGGGTGGGAGGGATCCTGCGGGTTCACGGCCCGTTCGTGGGAGAGGGAGAGATCCAGCGCGTCGTCGCCCATCTCCGGGCGCAGGGCACGCCCGAATACGAACCCTCCATCACCGCTCTTCCCACCGATGAGGAGGAGCGGGACGCTTCGCGGGACGAGAAGTTCGACGAAGCGGTCGAGTTCGTGACCCGGGCGGGACGCGCTTCGGTCTCGATGCTCCAGCGGCGCTTCCAGATCGGTTTCAATCGCGCGGCCCGCATCGTCGAGGAGATGGAGAGGCAGGGGATCGTCGGGCCGTCCGAGGGCGGAAAGCCGCGGGAGGTCTACGTCACGCACCGGGAATAG
- a CDS encoding sensor domain-containing diguanylate cyclase, whose product MDGNISRNLLDILFEGVYFVDQDRRVTYWSKGAERITGYQEQEVLGLRCRDGILMHVDERGKDACDRSCLIADTIRDGGERQAELYLLHKAGHRVPVSIRVAPIAEPGGRIVGAMEVFSDNLTGESTARLIQDLRDMALLDPMTELGNRRYLEMHLEARLKEMDRYGGSFGVLFADIDFFKNVNDTFGHDVGDRVLKMVGRTLQNSVRSFDIVGRWGGEEFLAVIANVNEDHLSSIARKLCHLVGKSSFTVGKDTIRVTVSIGATLVRPDDTAETLVKRADRFLYRSKAAGRNRFTIGGDE is encoded by the coding sequence ATGGACGGAAACATTTCCCGGAACCTCCTCGACATCCTGTTTGAAGGGGTCTATTTCGTGGACCAGGACAGGAGGGTCACGTACTGGAGCAAGGGGGCGGAACGGATCACCGGCTACCAAGAGCAGGAGGTGCTGGGCCTGCGATGCCGCGACGGCATCCTGATGCACGTGGACGAGCGGGGGAAGGATGCGTGCGACCGGTCATGCCTGATCGCGGATACGATCCGGGACGGGGGGGAACGCCAGGCCGAGCTGTACCTGCTCCACAAGGCCGGCCACCGGGTCCCCGTGTCGATCCGCGTCGCGCCGATCGCGGAACCGGGCGGCCGGATCGTCGGCGCGATGGAGGTGTTCAGCGACAACCTGACGGGGGAGTCGACCGCGCGCCTGATCCAGGACCTGAGGGATATGGCGCTGCTCGACCCGATGACGGAGCTCGGCAACCGGCGGTACCTGGAGATGCATCTGGAGGCGAGGCTCAAGGAGATGGACCGGTACGGCGGGTCGTTCGGCGTCCTGTTCGCGGACATCGATTTCTTCAAGAACGTGAACGACACGTTCGGGCACGATGTCGGGGACAGGGTTCTCAAAATGGTCGGGAGAACCTTGCAAAATAGCGTCCGGTCTTTCGATATCGTGGGGAGATGGGGGGGGGAGGAGTTTCTCGCGGTCATCGCGAACGTGAACGAGGACCACCTGTCCTCCATCGCCCGAAAACTGTGTCATCTGGTGGGGAAATCCAGTTTCACGGTGGGAAAGGACACCATCCGCGTCACCGTCTCCATCGGGGCGACGCTCGTTCGGCCGGACGACACGGCGGAAACGCTGGTGAAGAGGGCCGACCGCTTCCTGTACCGGAGCAAGGCTGCCGGGAGAAACCGGTTCACGATCGGCGGGGACGAGTAG
- a CDS encoding outer membrane lipoprotein carrier protein LolA: MRATGRAALAALFLFAAVLPPASSWGAEADGAALLQRVARKFSTVKSLSARFRQEVPLQHVGVVRKASGRVYFRRPLMMRWDYRAPGEQLFLSDGRHFYFRPPDSSRVFRRPVDEAGLGGKIPLLLLFGKGDITQYFRVEEAMIVPERKETVLRLVPKGDGAPDVRRVDLVVEEADLTIREVHLYDRLGGENHLYLDDVVIDPALPADLFRFQELPGVEVVDG; encoded by the coding sequence ATGCGCGCAACGGGCCGGGCCGCGCTGGCGGCCCTCTTTCTTTTTGCCGCGGTTCTCCCCCCGGCTTCCTCCTGGGGAGCCGAGGCGGACGGCGCCGCCCTGCTGCAGCGGGTGGCGCGGAAGTTCTCCACCGTCAAGTCCCTGTCCGCGCGGTTTCGGCAGGAGGTGCCGCTGCAGCACGTGGGGGTCGTGAGAAAGGCCTCCGGCCGGGTGTACTTCCGGCGTCCCCTGATGATGCGCTGGGACTACCGTGCGCCCGGGGAGCAGCTGTTCCTCTCCGACGGGCGCCATTTCTATTTCCGCCCCCCCGACTCGTCCCGGGTGTTCCGGCGCCCGGTCGACGAGGCGGGACTCGGAGGCAAGATCCCCCTCCTGCTTCTTTTCGGAAAAGGCGACATCACGCAGTACTTCCGCGTGGAGGAGGCGATGATCGTCCCGGAACGGAAGGAAACCGTCCTTCGTCTGGTCCCGAAGGGGGACGGTGCGCCGGATGTGCGCAGAGTCGACCTCGTGGTGGAGGAAGCGGATCTCACGATCCGGGAGGTTCACCTCTACGACCGGCTGGGAGGGGAGAACCATCTCTATCTCGACGACGTCGTGATCGATCCGGCGCTCCCCGCGGACCTCTTCCGGTTTCAGGAGCTGCCCGGCGTCGAGGTGGTGGACGGATGA
- the rimO gene encoding 30S ribosomal protein S12 methylthiotransferase RimO, whose translation MTGKGKTGISVRILTLGCAKNSVDGEVMSGLLVKDGYRVVSRGRADVGIVNTCGFIRDAKEESIGEILALAREKERGRIRRLVVAGCLAKRYRDELPGALPEVDLFVGPGDIPAIPRLVRRMLEGGHPRSSVGDGALPEEAYRHRLPKTGEASAYLKILEGCDHRCAYCTIPEIRGRVRSRDRDSLLAEVRMLVRRGAREINLVGQDITSYGADRGEKRALARLVRDICAVPKVRWVRLLYLYPGRLDDELIDLVGGAEGGKVCRYLDIPVQHIDREVLARMGRRYGPDEVWALLERLRARVPGIFLRTSLIAGFPGETAAAFRRLLRFVHDSRWDYLGVFSYSREEGTPACAMERQIPEAVKQERARLIRDAQADILAARTAGMAGQEIEVLVEETPARGRAVGRHRGQAPEVDGNVLLSGYRGLPGRFCRARVTGGREWDLLAKAVDTGPLPCILT comes from the coding sequence ATGACCGGAAAGGGGAAGACCGGGATCTCCGTGCGCATCCTGACGCTCGGGTGCGCGAAAAATTCCGTCGATGGGGAGGTGATGTCCGGCCTCCTCGTCAAGGACGGGTACCGCGTGGTCTCCCGGGGACGTGCGGACGTGGGGATCGTCAACACGTGCGGCTTCATCCGCGACGCGAAAGAGGAGTCGATCGGGGAGATCCTCGCCCTGGCGCGAGAGAAGGAGCGAGGCCGGATCCGGCGTCTCGTCGTGGCCGGCTGCCTGGCGAAGCGGTACCGGGACGAACTGCCGGGGGCCCTGCCGGAGGTCGATCTGTTCGTGGGGCCCGGCGATATCCCCGCGATTCCCCGCCTGGTGAGGAGGATGCTCGAGGGAGGCCACCCGCGTTCCTCCGTGGGAGATGGCGCCCTGCCCGAGGAGGCATACCGGCACCGTCTCCCGAAGACGGGGGAGGCTTCGGCGTACCTCAAGATCCTGGAGGGGTGCGACCACCGGTGCGCCTATTGCACGATCCCGGAGATCCGGGGACGCGTGCGGAGCCGGGACCGGGATTCCCTTCTCGCCGAAGTGAGGATGCTGGTCCGCCGGGGAGCGAGAGAGATCAACCTGGTCGGCCAGGACATCACCTCCTACGGGGCGGACCGGGGGGAGAAAAGGGCGCTTGCCCGCCTCGTCCGGGACATTTGCGCCGTCCCGAAAGTCCGCTGGGTGCGGTTGCTCTACCTCTACCCCGGCCGCCTGGACGACGAACTGATCGACCTGGTGGGGGGAGCGGAAGGAGGGAAGGTGTGCCGGTACCTCGACATCCCCGTCCAGCACATCGACCGGGAGGTGCTTGCCAGGATGGGGCGCCGCTATGGGCCCGACGAGGTGTGGGCTCTCCTCGAGCGGTTGCGTGCGCGGGTTCCCGGCATCTTCCTCAGGACTTCGCTGATCGCCGGTTTCCCGGGGGAGACCGCGGCGGCGTTCCGCCGGCTGCTCCGGTTCGTCCACGACTCCCGTTGGGATTACCTCGGCGTCTTCTCCTATTCCCGGGAGGAGGGGACCCCCGCCTGCGCGATGGAGCGTCAGATCCCCGAGGCGGTGAAGCAGGAGCGGGCGCGGCTGATCCGGGACGCACAGGCCGACATTCTCGCAGCCCGCACGGCGGGAATGGCCGGGCAGGAGATCGAGGTCCTCGTGGAGGAGACACCCGCCCGGGGCCGCGCCGTCGGGAGGCACCGGGGCCAGGCGCCGGAGGTGGACGGGAACGTCCTCCTGTCCGGATACCGGGGGCTCCCGGGCCGTTTCTGCCGGGCGCGTGTGACAGGGGGCCGGGAGTGGGATTTGTTGGCAAAAGCGGTTGACACGGGTCCGCTACCGTGTATACTAACGTAA
- a CDS encoding TraR/DksA family transcriptional regulator, whose amino-acid sequence MKSINDMLLKMREELVRGISRRSKATAVSGVSDIGDILDSVSEERTRELDMILTDREKQKLKQIDDALERIEEKTYGLCEECGVKIPRARLKVVPFAKYCVECKEVIEREEKYTREEPEDGIKKVPMAEAEE is encoded by the coding sequence ATGAAATCGATCAACGACATGCTCCTCAAGATGCGGGAAGAGCTCGTGCGGGGGATATCCCGGAGGTCCAAGGCGACCGCCGTGAGCGGTGTTTCGGACATCGGGGACATCCTGGACTCCGTCTCCGAGGAGAGGACCCGGGAACTCGATATGATCCTCACGGACCGGGAGAAGCAGAAGCTCAAGCAGATCGACGATGCTCTCGAACGGATCGAGGAAAAGACGTACGGTTTATGCGAGGAGTGCGGAGTGAAAATCCCCCGTGCGCGCCTGAAGGTCGTGCCGTTCGCCAAGTATTGCGTGGAGTGCAAGGAAGTGATCGAGCGCGAGGAGAAATACACCCGGGAAGAACCCGAGGACGGGATCAAGAAGGTCCCGATGGCCGAGGCGGAGGAGTAG
- the mltG gene encoding endolytic transglycosylase MltG, whose product MSARKWSAAAVLVLAVFSVSLFLVTARPPQEQWRVTKVYIPKGSTYPEIEKMLIEKGLLRYPVAFRILVVGTMTGAKLQQGEYVFPAPPSAFDLWGKIVHGDVAKYQVIIPDGSTIYDIAQTLGNLELANPSTFLATATSPELALRMEIPGSTLEGYLFPDTYTLVKDMSAEEILGVMVRRFQRKFTPEMERKAKEEGLTRNQIVTIASIIEKETGVEAEKPMVSAVIRKRLSLGMPLQMDPTIIYGLKKFGGNLTKKDLKTPNSYNTYLTPGLPPGPICNPGLSALKAAIYPSDTDYLYFVSRNDGSHRFSRTLKEHNEAVMVYRKGKNAELGPPTEAEGTNDLGEGGLPASTPPPRPSGPS is encoded by the coding sequence GTGTCCGCCCGAAAATGGAGTGCCGCCGCCGTGCTCGTCCTCGCCGTGTTCTCCGTCTCTCTTTTCCTCGTGACGGCCCGCCCGCCCCAGGAACAATGGCGCGTGACGAAGGTGTACATCCCCAAGGGGTCCACCTACCCGGAAATCGAGAAGATGCTCATCGAGAAGGGGCTTCTCCGGTATCCCGTCGCCTTCCGGATCCTCGTCGTCGGGACCATGACCGGCGCGAAACTCCAGCAGGGGGAATACGTCTTCCCTGCACCCCCTTCCGCGTTCGATTTGTGGGGGAAGATCGTGCACGGCGACGTGGCCAAATACCAGGTGATCATCCCCGACGGCTCGACCATCTACGATATCGCCCAAACCCTCGGGAATCTGGAACTCGCCAATCCCTCGACCTTCCTTGCGACAGCCACGTCGCCGGAGCTTGCCCTCCGCATGGAGATCCCGGGGAGCACGCTGGAGGGGTACCTGTTCCCGGACACCTACACCCTCGTGAAGGACATGTCCGCGGAGGAGATTCTCGGGGTCATGGTGCGCCGATTCCAACGGAAGTTCACCCCCGAGATGGAGCGCAAGGCGAAGGAGGAAGGGCTCACGCGGAACCAGATCGTGACGATCGCGTCGATCATCGAGAAGGAAACCGGAGTGGAGGCGGAGAAACCTATGGTTTCCGCGGTTATCCGGAAGCGGCTCTCTCTGGGGATGCCCCTGCAGATGGATCCGACCATCATCTACGGGCTTAAAAAATTCGGCGGGAACCTGACGAAAAAGGACCTGAAGACCCCGAATTCCTACAACACGTATCTGACCCCGGGACTTCCGCCGGGGCCGATCTGCAATCCCGGGCTCTCCGCGCTCAAGGCCGCGATCTACCCTTCCGACACCGACTACCTGTACTTCGTCTCCCGCAACGACGGGTCCCACCGGTTTTCCCGGACCCTGAAGGAGCACAACGAAGCGGTAATGGTCTACCGGAAGGGGAAAAACGCGGAACTCGGCCCCCCCACAGAAGCGGAGGGGACAAACGACTTGGGGGAGGGCGGCCTCCCCGCTTCTACTCCTCCGCCTCGGCCATCGGGACCTTCTTGA
- the ruvX gene encoding Holliday junction resolvase RuvX, which yields MQERTQGRILGLDYGSHRIGTAVSDPLGITAQPLVAIRRQGESRDIEAIGALVREYSVRSVLIGLPLHLSGEEGTQAKQARQFGEKIAERLGIPVETWDERMTTAQAERHLIASGVRRKKRKEIRDSLSAVILLQSALDYRNRK from the coding sequence ATGCAGGAGCGAACGCAGGGGAGGATTCTCGGGCTGGACTACGGGAGCCACAGGATCGGAACGGCAGTCTCCGACCCCCTCGGGATCACCGCCCAGCCCCTTGTCGCCATCCGGCGGCAGGGGGAAAGCCGGGACATCGAGGCGATCGGGGCCCTGGTGCGGGAATACTCCGTCCGCTCCGTGCTGATCGGACTGCCCCTGCACCTGAGTGGCGAGGAAGGGACCCAGGCGAAACAGGCAAGGCAGTTCGGGGAAAAGATCGCGGAACGCCTGGGGATACCGGTCGAGACCTGGGACGAGAGAATGACGACCGCCCAGGCGGAACGCCACCTGATCGCGTCGGGCGTCCGGCGCAAAAAGCGAAAAGAGATACGCGACAGCCTCTCGGCCGTCATCCTGCTGCAGAGCGCCCTCGACTACCGGAACCGGAAGTAG
- a CDS encoding P1 family peptidase, translating into MGGSITDVPGVLLGHEQDLMRGSGITVLLFPRGAAGAADIRGEAAGTRQMDSLLRPHPSRLIHGLVLAGGSAFGLDAAAGVMRLLEERGVGFPTPAGVVPIVPTAVIYDLGFGDPTFRPTPEMAYTAAKKASGEPAESGSVGAGAGATVGKIFGLSRAMKGGFGTASERAGGALVGACAVVNAFGDVIDPLTGEWLAGARTVDGKERAGTEEAFLGGYAREPFAPGNTTLAVVATPESLSREELIGVARMAHGALFRAIRPVHTPMDGDIVVALSTGAAERKGNLMQIAVLAGRALEKAITDAVRSARGANGLPAAGDMHRRENP; encoded by the coding sequence ATGGGAGGATCGATCACCGACGTGCCCGGGGTCCTTTTGGGGCACGAGCAGGATCTCATGCGCGGTTCGGGGATCACCGTTCTCCTCTTTCCCCGCGGGGCGGCGGGGGCCGCCGACATCCGGGGGGAGGCCGCCGGGACGAGGCAGATGGATTCGCTTCTTCGCCCCCATCCGTCGCGTCTCATCCACGGGCTCGTCCTGGCGGGGGGCAGCGCTTTCGGACTCGACGCGGCGGCGGGGGTGATGCGCCTGCTCGAGGAGCGGGGCGTCGGGTTCCCCACTCCCGCGGGTGTGGTCCCGATCGTTCCCACGGCGGTCATCTACGACCTGGGGTTCGGGGATCCGACCTTCCGGCCGACTCCGGAAATGGCCTATACTGCCGCGAAAAAAGCATCCGGCGAGCCGGCGGAGAGCGGATCCGTCGGAGCGGGAGCCGGCGCGACCGTAGGCAAGATTTTCGGGCTGAGCCGCGCGATGAAAGGGGGGTTCGGAACCGCGAGCGAACGTGCGGGAGGGGCGCTTGTCGGGGCGTGCGCCGTCGTGAACGCCTTCGGGGATGTGATCGACCCCCTCACGGGCGAGTGGCTTGCCGGAGCGCGTACCGTTGACGGAAAGGAACGGGCGGGGACGGAAGAAGCTTTTCTTGGCGGATACGCGAGGGAGCCGTTCGCCCCGGGGAACACGACGCTTGCCGTCGTCGCCACTCCCGAGTCTCTCTCGCGGGAGGAACTGATCGGGGTCGCGAGGATGGCGCACGGGGCTCTGTTTCGGGCCATCCGGCCCGTTCACACCCCCATGGACGGCGATATCGTAGTGGCCCTGTCCACCGGGGCGGCGGAGCGGAAGGGGAACTTGATGCAGATTGCGGTCCTGGCCGGACGGGCGCTCGAGAAGGCGATCACGGACGCTGTGAGGTCCGCTCGGGGGGCGAACGGCCTGCCGGCTGCAGGAGACATGCACAGGAGGGAGAACCCGTGA
- a CDS encoding HEAT repeat domain-containing protein translates to MIDRIEETLKEMLSDPAVSVRLAASTALDRMRAKRSVPTYLQMLATGTLEERVRIVFAAEEIGGPEGISLLLAALEDKEEEVRGAAVRSLESVLDETVLQAMMARLPREQGVVLGNLLEALGKSRQRELSPMIEQYLEHPDVEVRGKAILAYARVAEKAGWEKILAHTGENEETIRAAAARALGEWSSE, encoded by the coding sequence GTGATCGACAGGATCGAGGAGACCCTCAAGGAAATGCTTTCGGATCCTGCCGTCTCCGTCCGTCTGGCGGCCTCCACCGCTCTCGACAGGATGCGGGCGAAAAGATCGGTCCCCACCTACCTCCAGATGCTTGCGACCGGCACCCTGGAAGAGCGGGTCCGGATCGTCTTCGCCGCGGAGGAGATCGGCGGTCCGGAAGGGATTTCCCTCCTCCTTGCCGCCTTGGAGGACAAGGAGGAGGAAGTCCGGGGCGCAGCTGTCCGCAGCCTGGAGTCCGTCCTGGACGAAACCGTCCTGCAGGCGATGATGGCCCGGCTTCCCAGGGAGCAGGGCGTTGTGCTCGGGAACCTGCTGGAGGCGCTGGGGAAGTCCCGGCAAAGGGAGCTGTCGCCCATGATCGAGCAGTATCTGGAGCATCCGGACGTCGAGGTGCGCGGGAAGGCGATCCTGGCGTACGCCCGGGTTGCGGAAAAAGCCGGGTGGGAGAAGATCCTCGCGCATACCGGCGAGAACGAGGAAACGATCAGGGCGGCCGCGGCCCGGGCTCTCGGGGAGTGGAGTTCGGAGTAA
- a CDS encoding HD domain-containing phosphohydrolase: protein MERRQQEQSIVSIIRSLGASLKNRKLYPPTHPLVRTPVDKCFSEILPFFAKQPELALAISDDTLVFEGVPIFNLTSSLDFFMERLAAIGIPAIVFEKGLSPDDIDRFIRFLHETKEERLSVSDIQKRIEALGVGHIRVKPPEEEEEDDHTLAREIYNNAVHAVVTVLQDIRLGKIPSGAESERVVKDISGMLQRNRDAIMALTLIKNFDEYTYNHSVNVAVLALSMADALSLSLQEKTEVGVAGLLHDVGKTQLALDLIRKPGSLTAAEFEEIKKHPEEGFLYLGKMSHIRPTSAVMVREHHVRYDRNGYPSLGSDYVLHPNSQIISVADCYDALTTMRAYQMAKQPIEALDIMQKLAGKSLDPNILAVLKSVMGSFPIGTMVRLDSMEVGVVTGVGPGGEGQIRITILIDRQGNRLPHPEEVDLGEIDPKTSRPRWSILGTVNPLLYPDAHRGVSVTANNP from the coding sequence ATGGAACGGCGGCAGCAAGAACAGTCCATCGTGAGTATCATCCGCTCTCTGGGAGCCTCCCTGAAGAACCGGAAGCTGTACCCCCCCACGCACCCCCTGGTGCGCACCCCGGTGGATAAATGCTTCTCGGAGATCCTTCCTTTCTTCGCGAAACAGCCGGAACTCGCCCTGGCCATCTCGGACGACACCCTGGTGTTCGAGGGGGTCCCCATATTCAACCTGACCTCCTCCCTGGATTTTTTCATGGAGCGGCTTGCCGCCATCGGGATCCCGGCGATCGTGTTCGAAAAGGGGCTTTCCCCCGACGACATCGATCGCTTCATCCGCTTCCTCCACGAGACGAAAGAGGAGCGGCTCTCTGTCTCCGACATCCAGAAGCGGATCGAGGCCCTGGGAGTCGGCCACATCCGGGTAAAACCCCCGGAAGAGGAAGAGGAGGACGACCACACCCTCGCACGGGAGATCTACAACAACGCGGTCCATGCCGTGGTTACGGTGCTGCAGGATATCCGCCTGGGCAAAATCCCCTCGGGAGCCGAGTCGGAACGAGTGGTGAAAGACATCAGCGGCATGCTCCAGCGGAACCGCGATGCCATCATGGCCCTGACCCTGATCAAGAATTTCGACGAATACACGTACAACCACTCCGTCAACGTGGCCGTGCTCGCGCTCTCCATGGCGGATGCGCTCTCCCTCTCCCTCCAGGAGAAGACCGAGGTCGGGGTGGCCGGACTTCTCCACGACGTGGGGAAAACCCAGCTCGCCCTGGACCTGATCCGGAAGCCGGGGAGTCTCACCGCAGCGGAGTTCGAGGAGATCAAGAAGCACCCCGAGGAGGGATTCCTCTATCTGGGGAAAATGTCCCACATCCGCCCCACCTCCGCCGTCATGGTCCGGGAACACCACGTCCGGTACGACAGGAACGGATATCCGAGTCTGGGCTCGGATTACGTCCTGCACCCGAATTCGCAGATCATCTCCGTGGCGGACTGCTACGACGCCCTTACGACGATGCGCGCCTACCAGATGGCGAAGCAGCCGATCGAAGCGCTCGACATCATGCAGAAGCTTGCGGGGAAGTCGCTCGACCCGAACATCCTTGCGGTGCTGAAAAGCGTGATGGGAAGCTTCCCGATCGGAACGATGGTGCGCCTGGACAGCATGGAGGTGGGGGTTGTCACCGGCGTCGGACCTGGCGGGGAAGGGCAGATCAGGATCACGATCCTCATCGACCGGCAGGGAAACCGGCTTCCGCACCCGGAGGAAGTGGATCTGGGCGAGATCGACCCGAAGACCAGCCGCCCCCGCTGGTCGATCCTGGGCACCGTCAACCCTCTCCTGTACCCGGACGCGCACCGAGGGGTGTCCGTCACGGCGAACAACCCGTAA